attattttttataaataaaatcccATAATGTCaacaattaacatgaaaaaagtACAAGCCGTAGAAagactcttttttttatttaccatCGATCATATACAGGAAAGAGTTCGGAAAGATATCGTGTGGACTCCTGTGGTGGAGAGTGGACTTCAAAATTGCATCAAATTTGAAAAATCCCGTAGAATTCATAAAGTCAAACATCTTATGGCATCAAGCTAGGAAGTTTTTGGTTTCCTGAAAGGAGTCACAATTCTAACGCATGCCTTTACTCTCTGGTATTAAAGTCTCGAGATGTCATTACTACTGATtgctaaaatattacataagtcTAATAACCACTAATAACtgattgaaaatattgaattgccCGTGTTAATATCTGCAGCAAATCCTCTTCTTATTGCCTTCAACTTTCCCATTTGACCATTTCATAATTTAtcccttcctttctttttctttttctttttcttttttaaagaattttttttctctctctctctctgtctgtctctctcgATCTGGACCATGGAAGATGATGGAGCATGCAACACAAGGCTCCAACTTGGACTTGGCTTGGGCGAACAGGCTCCGAGGAACGAGAGACACGATGATGATCATAAGGCCGAAAAGTCTCCGGTTTGCTTGGGCTTAACGTTTGCTCTTCGCCCAGAAGAGGAAGGCGCCGTCGACGTGGATCATAACGCAACTGACAGATCATCAACGCTCAAAAACATCGACAGGGACGATGAAGACGAACAcccgaaaaaggaaaatgattccAATTACAAACACAGCAAGATGATCAAGCTGGAAGGTGGGAGAAGGAAACTGAGGCTCACTAAAGAGCAATCCATCTCGCTTGAAGACAGCTTCAAACTTCATAGCACCCTTAATCCGGTAACTTTTCCCATGCAGATActtcatttatttaatattttgttagtaatttattggatttgtttaattttcaataTTCAGTTACATTTGGATATATGCCCATGAAATCGtattatatcatttatatttggATTTG
This genomic window from Carya illinoinensis cultivar Pawnee chromosome 7, C.illinoinensisPawnee_v1, whole genome shotgun sequence contains:
- the LOC122317092 gene encoding homeobox-leucine zipper protein HAT9-like codes for the protein MEDDGACNTRLQLGLGLGEQAPRNERHDDDHKAEKSPVCLGLTFALRPEEEGAVDVDHNATDRSSTLKNIDRDDEDEHPKKENDSNYKHSKMIKLEGGRRKLRLTKEQSISLEDSFKLHSTLNPAQKQILAEQLNLKPRQVEVWFQNKRARTKLKQTEVDHEFLKKWCESLGDENRRLKKELQELRSLKVGSGPSPLYIQLQKAATLRMCPSCGKNPTC